GATCCCACCCGTATCGACCAATAAAAACTTCTGTCCGCGCCACTCGCAATCGGCATAGATGCGATCTCGGGTTACGCCCGGCGTATCCAATACAATAGAAACCCGTTTCCCGACGAGTTTATTGAACAACGTGGATTTCCCAACGTTCGGGCGACCGACAATCGCCACTGTTTTTTTTGCCATACCTTTACCTCATTTGAATGCAAGCTGCTTCACCAGCTCGGCTCCGTCATTTTGTACAATTCTTATTTTTATATTTAAACGCTTTTCTAAATCATTGACGCTGATATCATCTAAAAAAACATCGGTTTTATGCTTGAACATATTTTCGCAAAGCAGTAACGCCGAAAATTCGCGCACATCCCCTGCTCCGTTTGCCACATCCTCTCCGCCGAGAAGACCGGTAACTGTGACATATCCGCCAAACAGACGATTTTTCGCCATGCGTACGACATGATTTGTTAAAAATTTCTCATTATAAGCAGTCACCAATTCGGCCATGGTCGGAAAAGCAGCTTCACCGGTTACAATCAGAAAACGCTCTGCGCTTTTTACGTTCTGCACATCTTTCAATGCTTCATAAAACTGCTCTTTTAGCAGGGTCAACATACCGACGCCGTTTTCAAGTTGGTAATAATCCTCGTAAAATTCGGGCGAAGGAAGCGGTCTTTGCGCAAGCAGATAGAATTCGTCCGCTGCCGCGATGATTCGGCTTCCGCGTTTTTGAAGCGTTTCTTTTGCAATAGATTCCGTAAAGTCAACTACCGCTTCCGCTTCGAATTTTTCAAACGGTCTGAGCGGGAAAAGACCTTCGCGATGTCCGGTCAAGCCGACCGGAATGACTGCGATCGAACAGACGTTCTGATAAGAAAGCAGGTCGTTCACGCTCTTTTCAAGCGCTTTTCCGTCATTGATACCCGGGCAGAGTACGAGTTGAAAATTCATCTCGATACCGGCTTTATCGAATTGATCCAGATAACCCAATACCTCGCCGGCGTGCGGGTTTTTCATCATTTTGACGCGCAATTCGAGATCGGTGGTGTGTACTGAGACATTCACCGGAGACAGGTGCATTTGACAGATTTTATCTGCCTCTTCATCGGTCAGGTTGG
This region of Oscillospiraceae bacterium genomic DNA includes:
- a CDS encoding DUF512 domain-containing protein: MSIEIVGVTENSICANHGVRGGDMLVSVNGHSIRDTLDYGFYTTESKVDLVFSRTGKSYTLQFVKGEYESLGLEFGTFLGDKHKGCKNKCIFCFIDQNPKGMRESIYFKDDDERLSYLLGNYITLTNLTDEEADKICQMHLSPVNVSVHTTDLELRVKMMKNPHAGEVLGYLDQFDKAGIEMNFQLVLCPGINDGKALEKSVNDLLSYQNVCSIAVIPVGLTGHREGLFPLRPFEKFEAEAVVDFTESIAKETLQKRGSRIIAAADEFYLLAQRPLPSPEFYEDYYQLENGVGMLTLLKEQFYEALKDVQNVKSAERFLIVTGEAAFPTMAELVTAYNEKFLTNHVVRMAKNRLFGGYVTVTGLLGGEDVANGAGDVREFSALLLCENMFKHKTDVFLDDISVNDLEKRLNIKIRIVQNDGAELVKQLAFK